In Bacteroidota bacterium, one DNA window encodes the following:
- a CDS encoding patatin-like phospholipase family protein, translated as MMKKILCIDGGGIKGVFAASFLATIEKQINGMVSDYFDLIVGTSTGGIIALNLGLESTAQETLDFYKKYGKSIFAGNQNLKRYRHFLYSKGRIREL; from the coding sequence ATCATGAAAAAAATATTATGTATTGATGGAGGTGGAATTAAGGGAGTTTTTGCTGCTTCATTCCTTGCTACAATCGAAAAACAGATCAATGGAATGGTTTCTGATTATTTTGATCTGATTGTCGGTACTTCAACCGGCGGGATCATTGCGTTAAATTTAGGATTAGAAAGTACTGCGCAGGAAACTTTAGACTTTTATAAAAAATATGGTAAATCCATTTTTGCCGGTAATCAGAATCTCAAACGTTATCGCCACTTTCTATACTCGAAGGGTAGGATCAGGGAGCTCTAA